A stretch of the Teretinema zuelzerae genome encodes the following:
- a CDS encoding LamG domain-containing protein has protein sequence MKKLLTTVAALAAVLSIAGCASSGGGASGDEGMTTADFDMKALVVYDFETPIEDGDVIDASGNERYGLAGGDGTLVEGKYGQAMVFNGSDGYIMVPEDTLDAAAWTFAAWVKPDSWRDWSRIMDFGDGNLADIWLGFAGIEKRTRLDIFSSGKAVTLLAPTLVPGEWSHIAFTFGDGKVVLYVNGKAAQEVPLDLKPTDIVKKGCYIGRSNWSADPLFTGAMDEILIADAVYTPAQIKAVMKGIVRK, from the coding sequence GTGAAAAAACTTCTGACAACTGTCGCGGCTCTCGCCGCGGTTCTTTCGATCGCCGGTTGCGCAAGCTCGGGCGGCGGAGCTTCGGGAGACGAAGGGATGACGACGGCAGACTTCGACATGAAGGCTCTGGTCGTATACGATTTTGAAACGCCGATCGAAGACGGCGACGTAATCGACGCGTCGGGAAACGAACGCTACGGACTCGCCGGCGGCGACGGAACTCTCGTCGAGGGCAAATACGGCCAGGCGATGGTTTTCAACGGCTCGGACGGATACATCATGGTTCCCGAGGACACTCTGGACGCGGCCGCATGGACCTTCGCCGCCTGGGTGAAGCCGGACAGCTGGAGAGACTGGTCCCGCATCATGGATTTCGGCGACGGAAACCTTGCGGACATCTGGCTCGGCTTCGCCGGCATTGAAAAAAGAACCCGCCTCGACATTTTCTCCAGCGGCAAAGCTGTAACGCTTCTTGCTCCCACACTGGTTCCCGGCGAATGGAGCCACATCGCCTTTACCTTCGGAGACGGCAAGGTCGTTCTCTATGTAAACGGAAAAGCCGCTCAGGAAGTTCCGCTCGACCTGAAGCCGACCGACATCGTGAAGAAAGGATGCTACATCGGACGCAGCAACTGGAGCGCCGACCCCCTCTTTACCGGAGCGATGGATGAGATTTTGATCGCCGACGCGGTATATACTCCCGCTCAGATCAAGGCCGTCATGAAAGGCATTGTGCGGAAATAA
- a CDS encoding family 43 glycosylhydrolase: protein MKSVHALFSTLALSLFLFGTVSCAMDPTIKSPVVSKYKNIASMNTSSPSSWGPLNCHDPKLFRDDDGTWYVFSTDASIGNVWGGGIQVRSSSDLKTWTCRSVSALQGNWDDELLEWCFGTGKPSSWAPTVIKKDGKYFMYHGIITDNDLVPGEANKKPRAWIGLAISDSPVGPYKPAHEYDPAAYQSSTIVRYAWEADDEIDSACLNEGNSSWDYGFGAIDPEFVFDEKGNLATDENGDWYMTYGSWKGGIALMRIDSDTGLPADSQGAALSGPADEISGAYGIQIAGGSGSPFEGAQLLYNSAAGYYYLFASSGDLVVDYSVRVGRSASIEGPYLDASGRSMSGVTWIKNDSHYRLAGSKILGSHKFGASYGWRAPGGQSLLPLADGRIFFAHHTRTDFLASYFFFLQVRQMWFTSDGWPVLNPNEYYDEILEFVDASRVVGSWKAVATERSHDTGNFTTFEGSSRSNVFLSDAVATASKSLVLEEGGIVSGYWSGTWSLEGTEVVLDLVSPAESSGTFRGIVTDSVDWNRNKTLDECRTLSIAAICSVSGQSLSGEYLSAVKD, encoded by the coding sequence ATGAAATCTGTGCATGCCCTTTTTTCGACGCTTGCTCTGTCCCTCTTTCTCTTCGGGACAGTCTCATGCGCGATGGATCCGACCATCAAGAGCCCGGTGGTTTCGAAGTACAAGAATATCGCGTCGATGAATACCTCCAGTCCTTCGAGTTGGGGTCCGCTGAACTGCCACGACCCGAAGCTCTTCCGCGACGACGACGGCACCTGGTACGTTTTTTCCACAGACGCGAGCATCGGAAACGTCTGGGGCGGAGGCATCCAGGTGCGGAGTTCGTCCGACTTAAAAACCTGGACCTGCAGGAGCGTTTCCGCCCTTCAGGGGAACTGGGACGACGAACTCCTTGAATGGTGCTTCGGCACGGGAAAACCGTCGAGCTGGGCTCCGACCGTCATAAAAAAAGACGGGAAGTACTTCATGTATCACGGCATCATCACGGATAACGATCTTGTTCCCGGCGAGGCGAATAAAAAACCCCGCGCCTGGATCGGTCTCGCGATTTCTGATTCGCCTGTTGGTCCCTACAAACCCGCGCATGAGTACGATCCCGCCGCCTATCAGTCTTCTACGATAGTCCGATACGCCTGGGAAGCCGACGACGAGATAGATTCGGCCTGCCTTAACGAAGGGAACTCGAGCTGGGATTACGGTTTCGGGGCAATCGATCCTGAATTCGTCTTCGACGAAAAAGGAAATCTCGCAACGGACGAAAACGGCGACTGGTATATGACGTACGGCTCCTGGAAGGGCGGCATCGCCCTTATGCGGATCGACTCGGATACCGGGCTTCCCGCGGACTCTCAAGGTGCGGCTCTTTCGGGTCCCGCCGATGAAATCTCCGGCGCGTACGGCATTCAAATCGCAGGAGGAAGCGGTTCTCCCTTTGAGGGGGCTCAGCTGCTCTATAACTCGGCCGCGGGGTATTACTATCTGTTCGCGAGTTCGGGCGATCTCGTGGTGGATTACAGCGTCCGCGTGGGCCGCTCGGCGTCGATCGAAGGACCCTATCTCGACGCTTCTGGGCGATCGATGTCCGGAGTAACCTGGATTAAAAACGATTCCCATTATCGGCTTGCGGGCAGCAAAATCCTCGGAAGCCACAAGTTCGGCGCTTCCTACGGCTGGAGAGCGCCCGGCGGACAGTCCCTTCTTCCTCTGGCCGACGGGCGTATTTTTTTCGCCCATCATACCCGGACCGATTTTCTTGCATCGTATTTCTTTTTTCTGCAGGTGCGCCAGATGTGGTTCACCTCCGACGGCTGGCCTGTCCTGAATCCCAACGAGTATTACGACGAAATCCTTGAATTCGTGGACGCATCGCGTGTTGTCGGCTCCTGGAAGGCCGTGGCGACCGAACGCTCCCACGACACGGGAAATTTCACCACCTTCGAAGGATCCTCTCGCAGCAATGTATTCCTGTCGGACGCCGTGGCAACCGCCTCTAAAAGTCTTGTTCTGGAAGAAGGGGGAATCGTTTCCGGGTATTGGTCCGGAACCTGGTCCCTCGAGGGGACGGAGGTTGTGCTGGATCTTGTTTCTCCGGCCGAAAGTTCGGGAACCTTCCGCGGAATCGTGACCGATTCGGTAGACTGGAACAGGAACAAGACGCTCGACGAGTGCCGAACTCTGTCTATAGCCGCTATCTGTTCGGTATCAGGCCAGAGCCTTTCCGGAGAATATTTGAGCGCTGTCAAAGATTGA
- a CDS encoding alpha-L-arabinofuranosidase C-terminal domain-containing protein, with the protein MRKKGVVSLILLSFAFIAGAQSPTAVLEIDGAGKKTAVSPNLYGIFYEDINFAADGGLYAELIQNRSFEYKFATESWDTLKGGESRKPRIKIRTENPLNPQNPKYAQIERTSPGMGVVNAGFGGIAVKEGKKYPGSIWLRSPGGEISSVAAALDSGSGETLSSASIKGIGTEWKKFEFTLSPTKDSSKAKLIISPDQNGILDMDMVSLFPPETYKNRENGFRTDLAVLLEELNPGFMRFPGGCVVEGRVIEEAYRWKDTIGPVEERKEAPNFWGYQQTYGIGFHEYFQFCEDIGADAVPIVNCHMSFADRDIPYINLKDLPDLKEWIQDAIDVLEYANGPAASKWGALRAKNGHPAPFNVKYLGIGNEQFNQSYFDRYEAFAKEIKKVYPEVKLILSSGPLPSGIIFDSAWMKAREFQKEGLVDLIDEHYYCPPEWFLANTKRYDSYDRSKTKVFLGEYAAHADGRRNNMFAAIAEAAFMTGLERNGDVVEMASYAPLFAKEGNVQWAPDMIWFDNEKAWTTPSYWVQKMFADRKSEKTLASVLTVDSSNRKPAAIGGSVGLGTWATRTEYADIMVKDADGKVLYDGRKAKIRDWKPLTGSWSAKKNAIVQDSSGTDCRILLDAPGWDGYTFSMKARKTDGAEGMLVMFGVKDRTWYWWNIGGWNNTQSAIEKGTGESKGIIGESVPVSIEAGRWYDIRVEVYGAVAKCYLDGRLVHTISDAQAWDPVFAHAGEAKNGDIIIKLVNADGNKNPVRIKLANVGPLQATASAVVLAGAKDAENTAARPEAVLPAKTEFQGVSQDFTVTLEPWSASILTLKKK; encoded by the coding sequence ATGCGGAAAAAAGGCGTTGTATCACTGATTTTGCTGTCCTTCGCGTTCATTGCAGGCGCGCAAAGCCCTACCGCCGTGCTTGAGATAGACGGCGCGGGAAAAAAGACTGCCGTAAGCCCGAATCTGTACGGAATCTTCTATGAAGACATCAATTTCGCCGCTGACGGAGGATTATACGCTGAATTGATTCAAAACAGGTCCTTCGAATATAAATTCGCGACAGAATCATGGGATACGCTGAAAGGCGGCGAAAGCAGAAAGCCGAGAATTAAAATTAGAACGGAAAATCCCCTGAACCCCCAGAATCCAAAATACGCGCAGATAGAGCGGACGTCCCCGGGAATGGGCGTCGTCAACGCGGGGTTCGGAGGAATCGCGGTGAAAGAGGGAAAGAAGTACCCCGGATCGATTTGGCTGCGCTCTCCGGGCGGCGAAATCTCTTCCGTCGCCGCGGCGCTCGATTCGGGAAGCGGCGAAACCCTCTCGAGCGCCTCGATCAAAGGCATCGGGACTGAATGGAAGAAATTCGAGTTTACTCTGTCCCCGACGAAGGACTCGTCAAAGGCAAAACTGATCATCTCCCCGGATCAAAACGGAATTCTCGATATGGACATGGTATCGCTCTTTCCTCCTGAAACCTATAAAAACCGCGAAAACGGGTTCAGAACCGACCTTGCGGTCCTTTTGGAAGAACTGAACCCCGGCTTCATGCGTTTTCCCGGCGGCTGCGTCGTGGAAGGCAGGGTAATAGAAGAAGCCTACCGATGGAAAGACACCATCGGACCGGTCGAGGAACGCAAAGAAGCGCCGAATTTCTGGGGATACCAGCAAACATACGGCATCGGTTTCCACGAATATTTCCAGTTCTGCGAGGATATCGGAGCGGACGCGGTGCCCATCGTCAACTGCCATATGTCCTTCGCCGATCGCGATATTCCCTACATCAACCTGAAGGACCTTCCCGATCTGAAGGAGTGGATTCAGGACGCGATCGACGTGCTCGAATACGCCAACGGACCGGCGGCTTCCAAATGGGGAGCCCTGCGCGCGAAAAACGGCCACCCGGCGCCTTTCAATGTGAAGTACCTGGGAATCGGAAACGAACAGTTCAATCAAAGCTACTTCGACCGCTACGAGGCGTTCGCGAAGGAAATCAAGAAGGTCTATCCCGAGGTTAAACTGATTCTGAGTTCGGGACCCCTCCCGAGCGGGATTATTTTCGACAGCGCGTGGATGAAGGCGCGCGAATTCCAGAAAGAGGGACTCGTCGATCTGATCGATGAACATTACTACTGTCCGCCCGAGTGGTTCCTGGCGAATACGAAACGATACGACTCTTACGACCGTTCAAAGACGAAGGTGTTTCTCGGCGAATACGCGGCGCACGCGGACGGACGGAGAAATAATATGTTCGCGGCGATCGCCGAAGCCGCATTCATGACCGGTCTTGAGAGGAACGGAGACGTCGTAGAGATGGCGTCGTACGCTCCCCTTTTCGCGAAGGAAGGGAACGTTCAATGGGCCCCGGACATGATCTGGTTCGATAACGAGAAAGCCTGGACGACGCCGAGCTACTGGGTCCAGAAAATGTTCGCGGACCGTAAAAGCGAAAAAACGCTTGCAAGCGTTCTGACCGTCGATTCCTCCAACCGTAAGCCCGCGGCGATCGGAGGCTCGGTCGGACTGGGAACCTGGGCGACCCGGACAGAGTACGCGGACATCATGGTGAAAGACGCAGACGGGAAAGTCCTTTACGACGGAAGAAAAGCGAAGATCCGCGACTGGAAGCCCCTGACGGGAAGCTGGAGCGCGAAGAAAAACGCGATCGTCCAGGATTCTTCGGGAACGGATTGCAGGATTCTTCTCGACGCTCCGGGATGGGACGGATACACCTTCAGCATGAAAGCGCGCAAAACCGACGGAGCGGAAGGAATGCTCGTCATGTTCGGCGTCAAAGACAGAACCTGGTACTGGTGGAACATCGGCGGATGGAACAATACCCAGTCCGCGATAGAAAAGGGTACGGGAGAATCGAAGGGCATCATCGGGGAAAGCGTTCCCGTATCGATCGAAGCAGGACGCTGGTACGACATCAGAGTCGAAGTCTACGGAGCCGTCGCAAAGTGCTATCTGGACGGCCGTCTGGTACACACGATTTCCGACGCGCAGGCCTGGGATCCCGTTTTCGCGCATGCGGGCGAGGCGAAGAACGGAGACATCATTATCAAACTGGTGAACGCGGACGGAAACAAAAATCCCGTTCGGATCAAGCTGGCCAACGTCGGGCCGCTCCAGGCGACCGCAAGCGCGGTCGTCCTCGCAGGCGCGAAGGACGCGGAAAATACGGCAGCGAGGCCCGAGGCGGTGCTGCCGGCGAAAACCGAATTCCAGGGAGTATCGCAGGACTTTACCGTGACGCTCGAGCCCTGGTCGGCGTCCATACTGACGCTGAAGAAAAAATAA
- a CDS encoding arabinan endo-1,5-alpha-L-arabinosidase: protein MSVKPVAYIGNACAAAFAAVFIAAGCAGSPAPSVSSSVPAESDIADSGAASSDGLAYPGKPGDFRLYNTGAIHSPHAWGSMNVHDPAVLKDGDTYWIYSTDVAVGRSPTRGLQIRKSTDLVNWTWVGTVFDDIPEPAAEWSDAETLWAPDVIKLGNAYYLYYSASVLYSPQSCIGLATAPSPEGPWTDRGILLKSDFSSEVNAIDPAVSFDAEGNLWMVYGSFSEGIYIIEMDKTTGRPVGEEPGRLVATRGSQAGSEAPYIVYNSEFKKYYLFLSYDSLFSDYNVRVGRADSITGPYYDFSGQKLTDYPWSDDVPEDVEIVSANVGNKLIGGYSFTTGEGWAAPGHQSVLNDGGDWYLLHHARPVSDKNWTYLHVRKIFWSADGWPLPSPARYAGEKIQAVPKSSVSGSWEVLCHHRLSYEDPVAESWTFEASGSVTAPGYTGSWKLAGESTLRLELADEDGKTLLIEGTVVPSWDWENGRGGLAFAGIDEDGQTWWAKRVRGSRKAQ, encoded by the coding sequence ATGTCAGTAAAACCGGTTGCGTACATCGGAAACGCATGCGCCGCGGCATTCGCGGCTGTTTTTATCGCGGCGGGTTGCGCCGGCTCTCCCGCGCCGTCCGTTTCTTCCTCTGTCCCCGCGGAATCGGACATCGCCGATTCCGGTGCGGCTTCGTCCGACGGATTGGCCTATCCCGGAAAACCGGGGGATTTCCGCCTGTATAATACCGGCGCGATACACTCGCCCCATGCCTGGGGTTCCATGAACGTGCATGATCCCGCCGTCCTTAAAGACGGCGATACGTATTGGATATATTCAACCGATGTCGCGGTCGGCAGAAGCCCGACCCGCGGCCTCCAGATCCGCAAGTCTACAGACCTTGTGAACTGGACCTGGGTGGGAACGGTCTTCGACGATATTCCTGAGCCTGCCGCTGAATGGTCGGATGCGGAAACGCTTTGGGCTCCGGACGTCATCAAGCTCGGAAACGCCTACTATCTTTATTATTCGGCCTCGGTGCTGTATTCGCCTCAGTCCTGCATCGGCCTTGCGACCGCTCCCAGTCCGGAAGGTCCCTGGACCGACCGCGGAATACTGCTCAAATCCGATTTTTCCTCCGAAGTGAACGCGATAGATCCGGCCGTGTCGTTCGACGCGGAGGGGAACCTCTGGATGGTGTACGGATCGTTCTCGGAGGGGATTTACATCATCGAAATGGATAAAACTACCGGCCGGCCTGTCGGCGAGGAGCCCGGTCGTCTGGTCGCGACGCGCGGAAGCCAGGCGGGAAGCGAAGCGCCGTATATCGTATACAACAGCGAATTCAAAAAGTACTACCTCTTCCTCAGCTACGATTCGCTGTTCTCGGATTATAACGTGCGCGTCGGCAGGGCCGATTCAATCACCGGTCCGTATTACGATTTTTCGGGACAAAAATTGACGGACTATCCCTGGAGCGACGATGTTCCGGAGGATGTGGAAATCGTCTCCGCGAACGTGGGCAACAAGCTGATCGGCGGATACTCGTTTACGACCGGGGAAGGCTGGGCCGCTCCCGGACATCAGTCGGTTCTGAACGACGGCGGCGATTGGTATCTCCTGCATCATGCCCGGCCGGTCTCCGATAAAAACTGGACCTACCTCCATGTGCGTAAAATCTTCTGGAGCGCCGACGGCTGGCCTCTTCCTTCTCCCGCCCGATACGCCGGCGAAAAAATTCAGGCTGTGCCGAAATCGTCCGTTTCCGGAAGCTGGGAAGTCCTCTGTCACCACCGCCTTTCCTACGAAGACCCCGTCGCTGAAAGCTGGACTTTCGAGGCCTCGGGTTCCGTTACGGCGCCCGGATACACGGGCTCATGGAAACTCGCGGGCGAATCGACCCTCCGCCTCGAACTCGCGGATGAGGACGGAAAAACTTTATTAATAGAAGGAACCGTCGTTCCGTCCTGGGATTGGGAAAACGGGCGGGGCGGATTGGCTTTCGCCGGAATCGATGAAGACGGACAAACCTGGTGGGCCAAGCGCGTGCGCGGCTCCAGGAAAGCTCAGTAA
- a CDS encoding glycoside hydrolase family 43 protein — MVENFADTEPLVLQRADPQIYKHTDGYYYLIASVPEYDRIEIRRAWTLDCLKHAAPCVVWRKHAEGPMSWHIWAPELHWIDGVWYIYFAAGQAGDPWYIRNWVLANSSPDPFRGEWKEKGQVVSEWDSFSLDLTSFEHRGQRYAVWAQKSKERTENSSIYIAKMSTPYTLELPQTRISRPELEWECVGFKVNEGPAFLTHGDKVFITYSASATDSNYCMGLLWAPADADLTDAASWTKLDKPVFVTNPEAGIYGPGHNSFTKSFDDKTDVLVYHARPYPDVELPLYDPNRHTRVRAIEWDAEGFPVFQKGKTQ, encoded by the coding sequence ATGGTTGAAAATTTCGCAGACACGGAGCCGCTGGTTCTTCAGCGCGCCGATCCCCAGATATACAAACATACGGACGGATACTACTACCTTATAGCTTCCGTTCCCGAATACGACCGCATCGAAATCCGCCGTGCCTGGACGCTCGACTGCCTGAAGCACGCCGCTCCCTGCGTCGTGTGGAGAAAACATGCCGAAGGCCCGATGAGCTGGCATATCTGGGCGCCGGAACTTCATTGGATAGACGGCGTGTGGTACATATATTTCGCCGCCGGACAGGCTGGCGATCCCTGGTATATACGGAACTGGGTGTTGGCGAATTCGTCGCCCGATCCGTTCCGGGGCGAGTGGAAGGAAAAGGGACAGGTTGTTTCAGAGTGGGATTCTTTTTCTCTCGATCTGACCTCTTTCGAGCATCGGGGACAGAGGTACGCCGTCTGGGCTCAAAAATCGAAAGAGCGCACGGAGAATTCGTCCATTTATATCGCCAAGATGAGTACTCCGTATACGCTTGAGCTTCCTCAGACGCGAATCTCCCGGCCAGAGCTCGAGTGGGAGTGCGTCGGCTTCAAAGTGAACGAGGGGCCGGCCTTTCTTACCCATGGAGATAAGGTGTTTATAACGTATTCCGCGAGCGCAACCGACTCGAACTATTGCATGGGCCTCCTCTGGGCCCCCGCCGACGCCGATCTGACCGACGCCGCCTCCTGGACGAAGCTCGATAAACCGGTTTTCGTTACGAATCCTGAAGCCGGAATCTATGGTCCGGGGCACAATTCCTTTACGAAAAGCTTCGACGATAAAACGGACGTGCTGGTGTATCACGCCCGTCCGTATCCCGACGTCGAGCTTCCGCTGTACGATCCGAACCGGCACACCCGTGTCCGGGCGATCGAATGGGACGCCGAAGGCTTTCCCGTATTCCAAAAAGGAAAAACGCAATGA